A single genomic interval of Schistocerca americana isolate TAMUIC-IGC-003095 chromosome 2, iqSchAmer2.1, whole genome shotgun sequence harbors:
- the LOC124589017 gene encoding tubulin beta-1 chain-like yields the protein MREIVHIQAGQCGNQIGAKFWEIISDEHGIDPTGSYHGDSDLQLERADVYYNLASGGKYVPRAILVDLEPGTMDSVRSGPFGQLFRPDNFVFGQSGAGNNWAKGHYTEGAELVDSVLDVVRKEAESCDCLQGFQLTHSLGGGTGSGMGTLLISKIREEYPDRIMNTYSVVPSPKVSDTVVEPYNATLSVHQLVENTDETYCIDNEALYDICFRTLKLAEPTYGDLNHLVSLTMSGVTTCLRFPGQLNADLRKLAVNMVPFPRLHFFMPGFAPLTARGSQQYRALTVPELTQQMFDAKNMMAACDPRHGRYLTVAAIFRGRMSMKEVDEQMLNIQNKNSNYFVEWIPNNVKTAVCDIPPRGLKMSATFIGNSTAIQELFKRISEQFTAMFRRKAFLHWYTGEGMDEMEFTEAESNMNDLVSEYQQYQEATADEDVEFDDEQEEEIEDEK from the exons ATGAGGGAAATTGTTCATATTCAGGCCGGGCAATGCGGCAACCAAATTGGAGCTAAG TTCTGGGAGATCATATCGGATGAACATGGCATTGACCCAACGGGTTCATACCATGGGGATTCAGATTTACAACTGGAACGAGCTGATGTATACTACAACCTTGCATCTGGTGGGAAATATGTCCCACGTGCGATTTTGGTTGACTTGGAGCCAGGGACAATGGATTCTGTACGTTCAGGACCCTTTGGCCAGCTTTTTCGACCAGACAATTTTGTTTTCGGACAAAGTGGAGCTGGAAATAACTGGGCGAAAGGCCATTACACAGAAGGTGCCGAACTTGTAGATTCAGTACTTGACGTGGTACGGAAAGAAGCCGAAAGCTGTGACTGCCTGCAAGGCTTTCAGCTTACACATTCGTTGGGTGGTGGCACCGGTTCAGGCATGGGCACATTGCTTATTTCAAAAATTCGTGAAGAATACCCCGATAGAATTATGAATACTTACTCAGTTGTGCCTTCACCGAAG GTTTCTGATACAGTTGTGGAACCATACAATGCCACGTTGTCGGTACATCAGTTAGTGGAAAATACTGATGAAACATACTGTATTGACAACGAAGCCCTGTATGACATCTGCTTTCGAACACTGAAGCTGGCAGAACCAACTTACGGTGATCTGAATCACCTTGTCTCCTTAACGATGTCTGGTGTTACGACGTGTCTCAGGTTTCCAGGACAGTTGAATGCGGACTTGCGCAAATTAGCGGTTAATATGGTTCCTTTCCCACGCCTGCATTTTTTCATGCCTGGGTTTGCCCCACTGACGGCTCGTGGCAGTCAGCAGTATAGAGCCCTCACTGTTCCAGAGCTTACGCAACAGATGTTCGATGCTAAGAACATGATGGCAGCTTGTGATCCTCGCCATGGTCGATACTTGACTGTTGCAGCTATCTTCAGAGGTAGAATGTCCATGAAAGAAGTGGATGAGCAGATGCTAAACATCCAAAACAAAAACAGCAACTACTTTGTCGAATGGATCCCAAATAATGTTAAAACTGCAGTGTGTGACATTCCACCCCGTGGGCTCAAAATGTCTGCTACGTTCATTGGAAATTCTACTGCTATTCAGGAGCTCTTCAAGCGCATATCTGAGCAGTTTACTGCTATGTTTCGCCGTAAAGCTTTCCTTCATTGGTATACTGGAGAGGGGATGGATGAAATGGAGTTTACTGAAGCAGAGTCGAATATGAATGACTTGGTGTCGGAGTACCAACAATATCAGGAAGCTACTGCAGATGAAGATGTTGAATTTGATGATGAACAAGAGGAAGAAATTGAAGATGAAAAGTAG